The proteins below come from a single Methermicoccus shengliensis DSM 18856 genomic window:
- a CDS encoding DNA-methyltransferase, with amino-acid sequence MNKRKREGTKTSKFGVPGRINHDSSEFYSSRLYEDLPKEKKVKYTENDISQEYLNSILCKSSENMEELPDNSIHLMVTSPPYNVGKEYDRNLTLSEYREFLKRVWKETYRVLVPGGRVCINVANLGRKPYVPLHSFIIEDMLDIGFLMRGEIIWNKGTSASPSTAWGSWLSAKNPTLRDIHEYILVFCKDTFKRENKKRKSTISREEFLEFTKSVWTFPAVSAKKIGHPAPFPVELPYRCIQLYTFEGEVVLDPFMGSGQTAIAAIKTGRQYMGYEISEEYVKLAEKRIKESLLELKSPKLFEYLGEEKQKDEMS; translated from the coding sequence ATGAATAAGAGAAAGAGAGAAGGAACAAAAACAAGTAAGTTCGGAGTTCCCGGACGGATCAATCATGATTCTAGTGAATTCTATTCCAGCAGACTCTATGAAGACCTTCCTAAAGAGAAAAAAGTTAAATATACTGAGAATGATATATCACAAGAATATCTAAACTCTATTTTATGTAAATCCAGTGAAAATATGGAAGAACTGCCAGATAATAGTATTCATTTAATGGTTACATCGCCTCCATACAATGTAGGAAAAGAATATGACAGAAACTTAACCCTATCTGAGTACAGAGAGTTCTTAAAAAGAGTTTGGAAAGAGACATATAGAGTTTTAGTCCCTGGCGGAAGAGTGTGCATAAATGTAGCAAATCTGGGGAGGAAGCCATATGTTCCTTTACATTCTTTTATTATCGAAGACATGCTTGATATAGGATTTTTAATGAGGGGAGAAATAATATGGAATAAGGGTACCAGTGCAAGTCCTTCTACGGCGTGGGGTAGCTGGCTATCGGCCAAGAATCCCACTTTGAGAGATATCCATGAATACATACTCGTCTTTTGCAAAGATACATTTAAGCGTGAGAATAAAAAGCGAAAAAGCACAATATCAAGGGAGGAGTTCTTAGAGTTCACCAAGAGCGTGTGGACGTTCCCCGCAGTTTCGGCTAAAAAAATAGGCCATCCAGCACCATTTCCTGTGGAACTACCTTACAGATGTATTCAACTTTACACCTTTGAGGGTGAAGTGGTGTTAGACCCTTTCATGGGCAGTGGACAAACAGCAATAGCAGCAATAAAAACAGGCAGACAGTATATGGGCTATGAGATTAGTGAAGAATATGTGAAGTTGGCGGAAAAAAGAATAAAAGAATCGCTATTGGAGCTTAAATCACCAAAACTTTTTGAATACTTAGGGGAGGAAAAACAGAAGGATGAGATGTCATAG
- a CDS encoding UbiX family flavin prenyltransferase has protein sequence MVGITGASGVGIGARLLDVLSSGGHTTHLVLSDAARHILELECTISEEELKARASACWDNDQLWAPIASGSYRIDAMVVAPCSMKSLSSIANGYADTLIARAADVCLKEGRTLVLVPRETPLSLVHLENMVRAARAGARILPACPAYYHHPTTVQQCIDFIVGRVLDVLGLEHQLYKRWHPPSEMLE, from the coding sequence GTGGTGGGCATCACGGGCGCGAGCGGTGTCGGCATAGGGGCAAGGCTGCTTGATGTGCTCTCCAGCGGTGGGCACACCACCCACCTCGTGCTCTCGGATGCTGCAAGGCACATACTGGAGCTGGAGTGCACGATATCGGAGGAGGAGCTAAAGGCAAGGGCATCTGCGTGCTGGGACAACGACCAGCTCTGGGCCCCCATCGCGAGCGGCTCGTATCGCATCGATGCGATGGTGGTGGCGCCGTGCAGCATGAAGAGCCTATCGAGCATTGCCAATGGCTATGCGGACACCCTCATTGCGAGGGCTGCCGATGTGTGCCTCAAGGAGGGCAGGACGCTCGTGCTCGTGCCACGGGAGACCCCCTTGAGCCTCGTGCACCTCGAGAACATGGTGAGGGCGGCGAGGGCAGGAGCGCGCATACTTCCGGCCTGCCCTGCATACTACCACCATCCCACCACGGTGCAGCAGTGCATAGACTTCATCGTGGGCAGGGTGCTCGATGTGCTCGGGCTCGAGCACCAGCTCTATAAGAGGTGGCACCCACCATCAGAGATGCTCGAGTAG
- a CDS encoding molybdopterin-binding domain-containing protein, producing MFSSTVCTGCALLCDDVEVSIEEGKVEHTRQACRKGMEHLRAHNGDGALDALDDALERAAEMLKQSSSPLLYELSSLSNEGIELALELAERVGACVDFEASACRGAAYELFLTSERTVSLEWVRDNADVIAYIFCDPLSTHPRHLSMYSYYPRGEHRQQGWDKDRKTFVVDAYESATARVANRFFHVAHAEADAFFSSLARALSGRVPSATSHLTQKHILEMASHLKRAEDGVLVLGPELAHVSREGLHELLSALEGTNVRILPTFPYANSRGMSEAVYRRVGAVCAIGFDGSWHRVEGVDSPDLILSMGDDPIAVRPSLLRSRPTIISASFRPTLTGRAATLTFPMAVLGVDEGGTATRLDGEVVSIPALVHSRPGGAAILERLLEHL from the coding sequence ATGTTCAGCAGCACCGTGTGCACGGGCTGTGCCCTGCTGTGCGATGACGTGGAGGTCAGCATCGAGGAAGGCAAGGTGGAGCACACCAGACAGGCGTGCAGGAAGGGGATGGAGCACCTCAGGGCGCATAATGGTGATGGCGCCTTGGACGCCCTGGATGATGCGCTCGAAAGGGCGGCGGAGATGCTGAAGCAGAGCAGCTCCCCTCTGCTGTATGAGCTCTCCAGCCTTTCGAATGAGGGTATAGAGCTGGCGCTTGAGCTTGCAGAACGGGTGGGTGCGTGTGTGGACTTCGAGGCATCGGCGTGCAGGGGGGCTGCGTATGAGCTGTTCCTCACGAGTGAGCGGACGGTGAGCCTCGAGTGGGTCAGGGACAACGCCGATGTGATAGCCTACATATTCTGCGACCCCCTGAGCACCCATCCCAGACACCTCTCGATGTACTCCTACTACCCGAGGGGTGAGCACCGACAGCAGGGATGGGACAAGGACAGGAAGACGTTCGTTGTGGACGCATACGAGAGTGCCACCGCAAGGGTGGCGAACAGGTTCTTCCACGTGGCACATGCCGAGGCAGACGCATTCTTCAGCTCGCTCGCTCGGGCTCTCTCTGGAAGGGTGCCCTCTGCCACCTCGCATCTCACCCAAAAGCACATACTCGAGATGGCGAGCCATCTCAAGAGGGCAGAGGATGGGGTGCTCGTGCTGGGCCCAGAGCTCGCTCACGTGAGCAGGGAGGGACTACATGAGCTGCTCTCTGCCCTCGAGGGCACGAACGTGCGCATCCTTCCCACCTTTCCATATGCCAACTCGAGGGGGATGAGCGAGGCGGTGTACAGGAGGGTGGGAGCTGTGTGTGCAATCGGCTTTGATGGCAGCTGGCACCGTGTCGAGGGCGTCGATAGCCCCGACCTGATCCTCAGCATGGGAGATGATCCCATCGCTGTACGCCCATCGCTGCTGCGCTCACGCCCCACCATCATCTCCGCCTCGTTCCGACCAACGCTCACGGGCAGGGCTGCCACGCTAACATTTCCGATGGCGGTTCTGGGAGTGGACGAGGGCGGAACCGCCACGAGGCTCGATGGGGAGGTGGTGAGCATCCCAGCGCTCGTGCACTCAAGGCCAGGGGGCGCTGCCATCCTCGAGAGGCTACTCGAGCATCTCTGA
- a CDS encoding ATP-binding protein has protein sequence MGEVLGRVCTFDGGGFTFITPRVLAGGTFVCYGDERRVLCRVVECRPQAQLPPELFSSPDISPLELCELMGLEPDAYRMVLARAKIVGSFDEELGEFVNPMQMPEVGTPIEAADEHTLRQVSKVDGGVGSAFVGHVLGTDVPVHLSVSDIASQHLAVIASTGSGKSYTVGVLLEEMMMPKNCASVLVFDPHGEYASSMKRIVDIEHFVSGRYRPKVHVVRPQEVKIRACDLEPSDYLAMMDDGNLSPKMREFFEQAYRRARERALERERKKGFRPVGMFTLDELEEQIELQRDAGESTVDALLWRLGRLRRRGIITDSEGIPLSTYFEAGKLTIMDVSGIGEDFQQLIAAVLLRLLFDARRGTVLEEYEEGSERYIPSPAFVVLEEAHRFTPAEGHSPSKRILKQVLAEGRKFGVGVCLVSQRPSKLDPDALSQCMSQITLRIVNPSDQEYVSRTVESFSRDVIEHLPALHRGTAVISGVCINTPTLVRVRRRLCEGRVGGSIDAPEQWREAVQSRRERTVVVRPPMEDELGV, from the coding sequence ATGGGAGAGGTCCTGGGCAGGGTGTGCACGTTCGATGGAGGGGGCTTTACGTTCATCACACCGAGAGTGCTGGCAGGCGGCACGTTCGTGTGCTATGGCGATGAGAGAAGGGTGCTGTGCAGGGTGGTGGAGTGCAGGCCTCAGGCACAGCTGCCCCCAGAGCTGTTTTCCTCTCCCGACATATCGCCCCTCGAGCTGTGCGAGCTCATGGGGCTCGAGCCAGATGCATACAGGATGGTGCTCGCACGGGCTAAAATCGTGGGAAGCTTCGATGAGGAGCTTGGCGAGTTCGTGAACCCGATGCAGATGCCCGAGGTGGGCACGCCCATAGAGGCTGCAGATGAGCACACGCTGAGGCAGGTGAGCAAGGTGGACGGGGGCGTGGGCTCTGCCTTCGTGGGGCACGTGCTGGGCACAGATGTCCCAGTGCACCTCTCTGTGAGTGATATCGCAAGCCAGCACCTTGCGGTGATAGCCTCCACGGGCTCTGGAAAGTCGTACACCGTCGGGGTGCTGCTCGAGGAGATGATGATGCCCAAGAACTGCGCCTCGGTGCTGGTGTTCGACCCCCATGGCGAGTATGCCTCCTCGATGAAAAGAATTGTGGACATCGAGCACTTTGTGAGCGGGCGCTACAGGCCCAAGGTGCACGTGGTGCGGCCCCAAGAGGTGAAGATACGGGCGTGCGACCTCGAGCCCTCGGACTACCTCGCCATGATGGACGACGGCAACCTCTCGCCAAAGATGCGGGAGTTCTTCGAGCAGGCATACAGGCGGGCAAGGGAGCGGGCGCTCGAGAGGGAGAGGAAAAAAGGGTTCAGGCCCGTGGGGATGTTCACGCTGGACGAGCTGGAGGAGCAGATAGAGCTGCAGCGGGACGCTGGGGAGTCCACCGTGGACGCCCTGCTGTGGAGGCTTGGCAGGCTCAGGCGCAGGGGCATAATAACGGACAGTGAGGGCATTCCCCTCTCCACGTACTTCGAGGCAGGAAAGCTCACCATAATGGACGTCAGCGGCATAGGGGAGGACTTTCAGCAGCTCATAGCCGCGGTGCTGCTGAGGCTGCTGTTCGATGCCAGACGGGGCACGGTGCTGGAGGAGTACGAGGAGGGCAGCGAGCGCTATATTCCAAGCCCAGCGTTCGTGGTGCTCGAGGAGGCGCACAGGTTCACCCCTGCAGAGGGACACTCTCCATCCAAGCGCATCCTCAAACAGGTGCTCGCCGAGGGAAGAAAGTTCGGGGTGGGCGTGTGCCTCGTGTCCCAGAGGCCCAGCAAGCTGGACCCCGATGCCCTCTCGCAGTGCATGTCCCAGATAACACTTCGAATCGTGAACCCCTCGGACCAGGAATACGTGTCCCGCACGGTGGAGTCGTTCAGCAGGGATGTGATAGAGCACCTTCCCGCCCTGCACAGGGGGACTGCCGTCATCTCCGGGGTGTGCATCAACACCCCCACGCTCGTCAGAGTGAGAAGAAGGCTGTGCGAGGGACGGGTGGGTGGCTCCATCGATGCCCCGGAGCAGTGGAGAGAGGCTGTTCAGTCCAGAAGAGAGCGCACGGTGGTGGTGCGCCCGCCCATGGAGGACGAGCTGGGGGTGTAG
- a CDS encoding tRNA (adenine-N1)-methyltransferase, giving the protein MLREGDVVQLIDTKQRRYQIRLREGATYSFQKGMVSHDELIGREEGCYITSSMGERLLVVKPTMGEYILKMPRGAQVIYPKDIGAILVLADIFPGARVLEAGTGSGALTLALCRAVGDAGRVVSYERREDFLERARSNIVGFFGRMPDNLVLRNMDIYGGLHEQDTQFDRVVLDLPQPWRALDNVSRVLVGGGILVAYFPTVLQVFRLSRTLERHGLYLQDVVEVLVRGWHVAKKSLRPEHRMVAHTGFLVCARRLSP; this is encoded by the coding sequence ATGCTGAGGGAGGGAGATGTCGTTCAGCTCATCGACACCAAGCAGCGTAGGTATCAGATAAGGCTCAGGGAGGGTGCCACGTACTCGTTCCAGAAGGGCATGGTGTCCCACGATGAGCTCATCGGAAGGGAGGAGGGCTGCTACATCACGTCCTCCATGGGCGAGAGGCTGCTCGTGGTGAAGCCCACCATGGGCGAGTACATCCTGAAGATGCCGAGGGGGGCGCAGGTGATATACCCTAAGGACATCGGTGCCATTCTCGTGCTCGCAGACATCTTTCCGGGGGCGAGGGTGCTCGAGGCTGGAACTGGCTCTGGAGCGCTCACCCTCGCCCTGTGCAGGGCAGTGGGCGATGCCGGGAGAGTGGTATCATACGAGCGGAGGGAGGACTTTCTCGAGCGCGCCCGCTCCAACATCGTGGGCTTCTTTGGAAGAATGCCCGACAACCTCGTGCTGCGCAACATGGATATATACGGGGGCTTGCACGAGCAGGACACACAGTTCGACAGGGTGGTGCTCGACCTTCCCCAGCCATGGAGGGCACTCGACAACGTCAGCAGGGTGCTCGTGGGTGGAGGCATTCTGGTGGCGTATTTTCCGACCGTCCTTCAGGTGTTCAGGCTCTCACGCACACTCGAGCGGCACGGGCTCTACCTTCAGGATGTCGTGGAGGTGCTCGTGAGGGGATGGCACGTTGCCAAAAAGAGCCTGAGGCCAGAGCACAGGATGGTGGCGCACACGGGCTTTCTGGTGTGTGCCCGAAGGCTCAGCCCATGA
- a CDS encoding DNA methyltransferase yields MSGNKNEDSQHSLFHFDPSYPELPDKKSSELTDKLTRRLEKYVDPVKWITEDRFEANGLKLFDDVGQLYEIQLAKMEFQSLGNDLENFRKRTAYFELVNGQKSYHWHLSNVKGKGQIGHTNQYLTHWFYPYKGKFHGQMIKAIINFVKAENRDIILDPFMGSGTTLVEAATVGTNGVGIEINPALCIVSQIKLDSLNIHYPEFEYALRDEAKLHAVFDYFHNSQKALREKSWRIESNVQDAKEILNELWENHFPSSFLGEYPFEWRNVLMLMYLHALSDYTYLKGTAKERGLRDFFLINFKEYSKTLRGCYNVFKQLNIAPSQHKVLLGSALELPLDDNSVKGIITSPPYSIAIDYVKNDLHLLNYLGIDTSLLREEMVGLKGRKGEKLRLYERDMRKSIEEMYRVLVDEGWIAIVLGDVVVNGKRTNFCEKITEWAPEIGFTDAFAMKRPILGGFARLRYEYILFLQK; encoded by the coding sequence ATGAGTGGCAACAAGAACGAAGATTCGCAGCATTCGTTATTTCATTTTGATCCGAGCTATCCAGAACTGCCTGATAAAAAATCAAGTGAACTAACTGATAAGTTAACCAGAAGACTGGAGAAATACGTGGACCCTGTAAAATGGATTACTGAAGATAGGTTTGAGGCGAATGGACTAAAGCTATTTGATGATGTTGGCCAGTTGTATGAGATACAGCTTGCAAAGATGGAATTTCAATCGTTGGGGAATGATTTAGAGAACTTTAGAAAAAGAACCGCATATTTTGAGCTTGTTAATGGACAAAAAAGCTATCATTGGCACCTGTCCAATGTAAAAGGAAAAGGGCAGATTGGCCATACAAATCAATATCTCACCCATTGGTTTTATCCTTATAAAGGAAAGTTCCACGGACAGATGATAAAGGCAATAATTAACTTTGTCAAAGCAGAAAATAGAGATATAATTTTAGACCCTTTTATGGGTTCGGGAACCACTTTGGTCGAAGCCGCGACAGTGGGCACCAATGGTGTGGGGATTGAGATAAACCCAGCACTTTGTATTGTATCTCAAATCAAACTCGATTCTCTGAACATACACTATCCAGAGTTTGAATATGCTCTAAGGGACGAGGCTAAGCTTCATGCTGTCTTTGATTACTTTCACAACTCTCAAAAAGCTCTAAGGGAAAAGAGTTGGAGAATTGAATCCAATGTGCAGGATGCAAAGGAGATACTAAATGAACTATGGGAGAACCACTTCCCGAGTTCGTTTCTTGGAGAGTACCCATTTGAGTGGAGAAACGTCTTAATGCTGATGTACTTGCATGCCTTATCAGACTACACCTACTTAAAGGGAACAGCCAAGGAGAGAGGACTAAGGGATTTTTTCCTTATAAATTTCAAGGAGTATTCTAAGACGCTCAGAGGTTGCTATAATGTTTTTAAGCAGCTCAATATAGCCCCAAGCCAACACAAGGTGCTCTTGGGCTCGGCTCTGGAGCTGCCCTTGGATGATAATTCTGTGAAAGGGATAATAACCTCCCCACCATACAGTATTGCCATAGACTACGTAAAGAACGACTTGCATCTACTCAATTACCTTGGCATCGATACGTCTTTACTCCGTGAAGAGATGGTTGGATTAAAAGGAAGAAAGGGAGAAAAGCTGAGATTGTATGAAAGAGATATGAGAAAGAGCATTGAAGAGATGTATAGGGTTCTCGTGGACGAGGGGTGGATAGCCATCGTTCTTGGCGATGTTGTAGTAAACGGTAAACGAACTAATTTCTGCGAGAAGATAACAGAGTGGGCTCCAGAGATAG
- a CDS encoding EF-Tu/IF-2/RF-3 family GTPase, whose protein sequence is MPMVTLAVLGDGRGELVRSMGRRYSLSDIALHEVDRGYKLTLVDPVGYPDSLKALATALGLADAVLVCVSPTGLNAQSGEQILAASLLGLQGALVYTGLESTSPHVLEQVRERTQKVLAGTSLHNAPWAYVSTTTHEGMGELWELVDALCSAIEERYALLVDEPTRVIVDQAFNVRGVGCVALGVVRAGRVSVRDRLTVYPLGQEVEVRSIQVHDEDVKSAPAGSRVGLALKGIQPNKLERGMVVSSTEELTERPHLECEFVPFTDGVSQGDVVHVFAGLQSAPLRIELIEGEGEAREHVGAGERCTLSGRLTARGPLVYRRGDVALLANLDARGPRMVARARIMG, encoded by the coding sequence ATGCCCATGGTCACGCTCGCAGTTCTGGGAGATGGGCGGGGAGAGCTGGTGCGCTCGATGGGCAGGCGCTACTCACTCTCCGACATCGCCCTCCATGAGGTGGATAGGGGGTACAAGCTCACGCTCGTTGACCCGGTGGGCTACCCAGACTCGCTAAAGGCGCTTGCCACGGCGCTGGGGCTTGCGGATGCCGTGCTGGTCTGCGTGTCCCCAACGGGGCTGAATGCCCAATCTGGGGAGCAGATACTCGCCGCGAGCCTGCTTGGTCTGCAGGGTGCGCTCGTGTACACGGGGCTCGAGAGCACCAGCCCCCACGTGCTCGAGCAGGTGCGAGAGCGCACGCAGAAGGTGCTCGCTGGCACATCCCTCCACAATGCTCCATGGGCGTACGTGTCCACGACCACCCACGAGGGAATGGGTGAGCTGTGGGAGCTCGTGGATGCCCTGTGCTCTGCCATCGAGGAGAGGTATGCCCTGCTCGTGGACGAGCCCACGAGGGTAATCGTTGACCAGGCATTCAACGTCAGGGGGGTGGGCTGTGTGGCGCTCGGCGTGGTGAGGGCTGGAAGGGTGAGCGTGCGGGACAGGCTCACGGTGTATCCCCTCGGGCAGGAGGTGGAGGTGCGCTCCATTCAGGTGCACGACGAGGATGTGAAGAGTGCGCCTGCGGGCTCGAGGGTGGGGCTTGCCCTGAAGGGGATACAGCCAAACAAGCTCGAGCGGGGCATGGTGGTGTCCTCCACAGAGGAGCTCACCGAGCGTCCGCATCTCGAGTGCGAGTTCGTGCCCTTTACCGACGGGGTGAGCCAAGGGGACGTGGTGCACGTGTTCGCTGGGCTGCAGTCTGCCCCTCTGAGAATAGAACTCATCGAGGGCGAGGGGGAGGCGAGAGAGCACGTGGGGGCTGGCGAGAGGTGCACCCTCTCTGGGAGGCTAACCGCAAGGGGACCTCTCGTCTACAGGCGGGGCGATGTGGCGCTGCTCGCCAACCTCGATGCCAGGGGTCCAAGAATGGTGGCGAGGGCTCGCATCATGGGCTGA